In the Paenibacillus sp. FSL R7-0337 genome, CTTCAGCTTGTCGGATGCGAACAATGCGGGGAATTATACTACCGCAGGTACATCCGGGGACAGCACCAATCAGGTGCTTGATGCCTCAGCCAAAGACGTCCGCGGCACGGCCATCAAGCCGGAAATCAGCTACAGAGTATATGTCTTGACTGTCAGAAACGGCAGCTACCAGGGAGCTAACGTATTGTCGGAGGGAACGGCAGCTATTAGCTTATCGGCTAAGCTACCTGTCACCTCCGTGACGAATGTGACCTACGGCATGGATAACGGCAAAGTTGTGGTTAACTTCACCAAATCCTCCCGTGAGTCGAATATCTCCGAATACCGGGTATTCGCCGTCCCTTCCAAGCAGAGCTTCGGCAGTACAGAAGCCCTTGGTGTGCAATCCTCATACTATAGATCAGCAGTCCCTAACGGAAGCAATCTCTCGATAGCGGCTGCAGCGAAAGACATTAACGGTAATCCGATAGTGAAAGGCACCAAATATAAGGTATACGTGCTTGCCGTAGCCAACAGCTCTGGAGTGCAGAATGGCGGACTGTCCGACTCAAGCGAAGAGTTCGAGATCTAAGTGTCCAGCACTGCTATATGGCTTCACAACAAAACACAGCATGTCCCGGTTCGAGGGGATATGCTGTGTTTGCTGTAGAACGGTTATTAGGACGCTCCTGCATTCACCAGAACGACGGATAGCAGAAGCATGAACAGGAGCAGGAAGCCCGCATTGATGATGGTGCCGATGACAGCAAATGCCTTGCGCCGTCTGCGCAGAGTCAGACCGATAATTCCGGTAACCGCCCCGATGATATTCACTGCGACAAGGATCAGCATGGTCAGACCCAGATACATGATCGTTTCTGCCGAATCGGCAATCAGTTTATTATGCTCATTCATCAGAGAAGACGCTTGCGCTCCTACATACACTAAGGTAATGGCATAGCAGACCAGTGTGAGCAGAGCAATTACGAACGAAGCGATACCGGGACCGGAGTGCTTAAAGTCGCGTTTGTTCTCCTGGTATACATAATCCGGATTCGTGTCTTGTTCGGGAGGTGAATGATAATCCATGGGCTGCACTCCTTGGGATATAATAGGTTATTACTACCACTTCATCATAACACCGCTCTAAATGCAAGTCTTCAGGGCATATATGCTCTGAATGATGCGGCTGGCAAAAGGCGGAGCAGATACGTTAAGATAGGAGGAGTTCAACTCAGGGAAGGAGTTGTGTATCCATGCAACGAAGATTGATAGGCTGGGGAGCCTTGCTGGGTATGCTGTCTGTTGCCATCGGCGCGTTTGGATCGCATATCCTGAAGCCAAAAATCAGTGAGCACTATCTGCAGGTGTACGAGACGGGTGTCCAGTATCATATGTTCCATGCGCTGGCCTTGATACTTATCGGGCTTACCGCAGGGCAATGGGGCGAAAGTGTCCGTCTGCGCTGGGCAGGGCGGCTGATGGTTGCCGGGGTGATCCTGTTCTCGGGCAGCCTGTACATCCTAAGTATTTCCGGTATCAAAGTTCTCGGAGCGATTACTCCGCTGGGAGGCGTATGCTTCATTGCGGGCTGGCTCTGCTTGGCCTTGGAGGCCTTCTCGCGCAAGAAGTGAAGTAGAGCTGGAGCATTGTATTCGACAATAACTGTAAGACAAAGAAGCACCCGCCCCAGGGAACCTGGAGCAGGTGCTTCTTTGTCTTACAGGAATTCATCGATTTCATTAAGCTTGAAGGTGTAGACCTGCTTCTCGTCCACATGGTATACACTCAGCGAATTCGCCGTTTCGTCAAAGTTCAGAATACGGCAAGGCATGGACACCTGCTTGCCGTGCCGGTTCGCACGCAGCCGGACCAGCTGGTTATTCTGAATGTACTGCCTGATTTTGCCGAATACATCAGCAGGAGTTTCTACCGGTGCTGCCGCCGGCTTCTTGGCTGCTGGCTTCTCCGCAGGCTTGTCTGCCGGAGGGTCTGCCGGCTTCTCCGGCAATTTCACCGGAGCAGGTGTGAAGGCGTCATTCTTCAGAGCCATTTTTGCAGACTTCAACAGATGATCAATGGCTCTTCCAAGCTCCAGCCCGGAGTTGATGTTGAAATCCGTGACTTTGTCGCTGGCATTCAACATTTCAAGCAGGAACTGCAGCGCAAGCGGGTTCGTACGGGCATTAATCAGGATGTCGACATTGAATAGATAATTGCCGTCGGTGTGTTGTAGTTTCTTATCCATTAATCCCCCAGCGTAATCGTTAGTCACGATTTCTTTAATTTAAATTAGTATATAAACTATACCACTAAATAAGCGGAAATTATATACCCTCTTGCATAGAAATAAGGACTTCCGGCCCTTCAATTTCTCTATGAACTAGGACCATCGTCCACACGCGCTCTGAGCCGGAAGCATAACCTACAACGTGAATGTGAAAAGAAGGAGGTGCTGCAAATGGTAACGTTAGAGCCTATGATGGTGGGCAACCATGTCCTGGTAGGTGTTGAGGTGAAGCTGCCCAAAACTACGCTGCTCAGCATCAGTACAGACAAAGGATATATCATGTGCGGGGCGCTGGATATAGGACTGC is a window encoding:
- a CDS encoding DUF423 domain-containing protein, translating into MQRRLIGWGALLGMLSVAIGAFGSHILKPKISEHYLQVYETGVQYHMFHALALILIGLTAGQWGESVRLRWAGRLMVAGVILFSGSLYILSISGIKVLGAITPLGGVCFIAGWLCLALEAFSRKK